From the Streptomyces nodosus genome, the window TGCGCGCCACATCGGTGGCGTACATCGAGGAGCGGGACGACTCCGGGGCCGCCGTGAAGCCGACCTGGTTGTTGATGACGACATGGACCGTGCCGCCGGTGCGGTAACCGCGCAGCTGCGACATGTTGAGGGTCTCGGCCACCACGCCCTGGCCCGCGAAGGCCGCGTCGCCGTGGATCGCCACCGGCAGGACCGTGAAGTCCGTGCCGCCCTTGTTGATGATGTCCTGCTTGGCGCGGGAGACACCCTCCAGGACCGGGTCCACCGCCTCCAGATGCGAGGGGTTGGCGACCAGGGAGACCTTGATCTGCTCGCCGTCCAGGCCCGTGAAGGTGCCGTCGGCGCCCAGGTGGTACTTGACGTCGCCGGAGCCGTGCATCGACTTGGGGTCGAGATTGCCCTCGAACTCGCGGAAGATCTGGGCGTACGACTTGCCGACGATGTTCGCCAGCACGTTCAGCCGGCCGCGGTGGGCCATGCCGACCACGACCTCGTCCAGACGGGACTCCGCCGCGCTGTCGATCACCGCGTCGAGCAGCGGGATGACCGATTCGCCGCCCTCCAGGGAGAAGCGCTTCTGGCCGACGTACTTGGTCTGCAGGAAGGTCTCGAAGGCCTCCGCCGCGTTCAGACGGCGCAGGATGCGCAGCTGCTCCTCGCGCTCCGGCTTGGAGTGCGGGCGCTCCACCCGGTCCTGGATCCACTTGCGCTGCTTGGGGTCCTGGATGTGCATGTACTCGATGCCGGTGGTGCGGCAGTACGAGTCGCGCAGCACACCGAGGATGTCGCGCAGCTTCATCAGCGACTTGCCGGCGAAGCCGCCGACGGCGAAGTCGCGCTCCAGGTCCCACAGGGTGAGGCCGTGCTCGATGATGTCCAGGTCGGGGTGCTTGCGCTGGCGGTACTCCAGCGGGTCGGTGTCGGCCATGACATGGCCGCGGACCCGGTAGGAGTGGATCAGCTCGAAGACCCGTGCGGCCTTGGTGACGTCGTCGTCGTGCGAGGCGTCGATGTCCTTGAGCCAGCGGACCGGCTCGTAGGGGATGCGCAGCGCCTCGAAGATCTCGTCGTAGAAGCCGTTCTCGCCGAGCAGGAGGCCCGCGACGACGCGCAGGAACTCACCGGAGGCGGCGCCCTGGATCACCCGGTGGTCATAGGTCGACGTGAGCGTCATGACCTTGGAGATGCCGAGCTTGTTCAGCGTGTCCTGGGAGGTGCCCTGGAACTCGGCCGGGTAGTCCATGGAGCCGACGCCCATGATCACCGACTGTCCGGGCATCAGCCGCGGGACCGAGTGGACGGTGCCGAGGCCGCCGGGGTTGGTGAGGGAGACCGTCACCCCGGTGAAGTCGTCCATCGTGAGCTTGCCGTCACGGGCGCGGCGGACGATGTCCTCGTAGGCCTGCCAGAACTCGAAGAAGTTGAGCGTCTCGGCCTTCTTGATCGCCGCGACGACCAGCTGGCGGTCGCCGTTCGGCTTCACCAGGTCGATGGCCAGGCCGAGGTTGACGTGCTCCGGCTTGACGAGGGTGGGCTTGCCGTCCTTCTGCGCGAACGACCAGTTCATCGCCGGCATCGCCTTGATGGCCTGGACCATCGCGTAGCCGATCAGGTGCGTGAAGGAGATCTTCCCGCCCCGGGCGCGCTTCAGGTGGTTGTTGATGACGATGCGGTTGTCGAAGAGCAGCTTGACCGGCACCGCGCGCACGGACGTGGCCGTGGGCAGCTCCAGCGAGGCGTTCATGTTCTTCGCGACGGCGGCCGAGGGGCCGCGCAGTGTCACCAGTTCGGGGCCCTGGGGCGCCTCGAGCACGGCTACGTCCTTCTTGGGCTTGGCGGGCGCCGCGGCGGTCTCGACCGGGGCGGGTGCGGCAGGCCTGGCCGGGGTGGCCGGCTGCGCGGGAGCGGCGGCCGGCTGCGCCGGAGCGGCAGCGGCCGGTGCGTCCGGGATCTGCGGCGCCACGGGTGCGGCGGGCGGGACGACGGGCGCCGGTGCGGCGGCCGCGGTCTGTGCCGGGGCGGTGGTCTCCGCGGCCCCCGCAGCCGCGGTACCCGCCGTGGCCGGGGAGGCAGCCGCCCCCGGCCGGTAGTCGGCGAAGAAGTCCCACCAGGCACGGTCTACCGAATTCGGGTCCTGGAGGTACTGCTGATAGATCTCGTCGACGAGCCACTCGTTGGCACCGAACGCGGCCGTGGGGTTCTTCCCGGCTTGATCGTCGGTCGAGCTACTCGAAGGACTGGGGGAGTGTGGCGACACGGCGGCAACCGCCCTCTTCCGCTTCGCAAGGTGATTGGACAGCGGGAATCAAGGCTACGCCTCCCTGACCGGGAAGGTCAGTCCGGGCCCGTCCAACGTCGCGTAACTCACATCGGAAAGCGCGTTTCAGGGGCGGAAATGGCGGGAAACAAACGCGGTTTCGGCCTGAGACGGATGGGACGATCCCGGCCTTGTGCGAGAGACGCGCCGGGCTCTGCCTGATCACACGTGTCCACCGGCGGCGGCGCACATGGATCTTGTTGTTCCGCTTTGAACTTTACGTCAACTTGGTGAAGACGGCTCCCCTGGAAGGGTGACCTGTATCCGGCAGCCGCGTGCGGATTCGGCCACCCGGATCCGGCCGCCGTGCAGATCCACCGCCCAGCGGGCGATCGCCAGGCCCAGGCCCGTGCCGCCGTCGCTGCCCGGACCGTGCGGAGCGCTGACGGCGCCGCGGTTGAAGCGCTCGAACACCCGGTGCCACTCCGACTGCGGGATGCCAGGACCCTCGTCCAGCACCTCCAGCTCCAGGGACTGCGGGGAGGGACCGCGCCGGGCCTTCACCGTCACCCGGCCGTGCGGCGGGCTGTGCTTGACCGCGTTGTCGATCAGATTGGCGACGACCTGGTGGATGCGCTCGGGGTCGGCGTGGGTGCTCAGCTCCGGCGGGGAGACGTCGAGGTGCAGATGGACGTCCGTACGAGTGTGACCGCCGGAGCGGGAGGCGATGCCCGCGCGTGCCGAGGACACCATCTGGGCCTCCTTGAGCACGCCCGAGAGATAGGGCCACACCTCGAAGCGGCGCTTCTTCAGCGGCACCACACCGTTGTCCAGCCGGGAGAGGTCCAGCAGGGTCTCCACCAGGCGCCCCAGCCGCTCCGTCTGCTTCAGCGCCGTGCGCATCGTCTCGGGATCGGCGGCGGAGATGCCGTCCACGATGTTCTCCAGCACCGCCTGCAGACCCGCGATGGGGGTGCGCAGCTCGTGCGAGACATTCGCCACGAGCTCCTTGCGCTGGCGGTCCTGGGCCTCCAGCTCGTCGGCCATCAGATTGATGGTGTGGGCCAGGTCCCCCAGCTCGTCCCGGCGGTTCTCGCGGACCCGGCGGGTGTAGTCGCCGTGCGAGATGGAGCGGGCCACCGTGTTCATCTCGTCCAGCGGGGCGGTGAGCGACTGGGCCACGAACTGCGTGATCAGCAGGGTGGCGATCATCGAGAACACCGTGATGAAACGCAGCTCGGTCCGGGTCCGCACCGCGATCATCAGCAGACCCGTGGTGATCAGTACCGAGATGACGACCAGCGCACCGAGCTTGGTCTTGATCGCGAACGGGCGCACACCGCCCCAGGGCTCCCCGGGGCTCCTGCGTGGTGCCGGCCCGTCGCTCATGGCGTCGGTGTCTCCAGGGCGTAGCCGACGCCGTGCACGGTCCGGATGCGCTCCGCGCCGATCTTCCGCCGCAGGGCCTTGATATGGCTGTCCACGGTGCGGGTGCCGGAGGCGTCCGCCCAGTCCCACACCTCCGCGAGCAGCTGCTCACGGGAGAGCACCGCGCGCGGGGTGCTCGCCAGGCACACCAGCAGATCGAACTCGGTGGGGGTGAGGTGGACGTCCTCGCCGCGCACCCGGACCCGGCGCTGGGCGTGGTCGATCTCGAGTTCGCCGAGGCGCAGGCTGCCGCTGCGCGGCGTGGTGGCGGCCAGCGCGGCGCGCTCCATCCGGCGCAGCAGCACATGCACCCGTGCCGCCAGCTCGCGCATCGAGAACGGCTTGGTCATGTAGTCGTCGGCGCCCACGCCGAGCCCGACCAGCATGTCCGTCTCGTCGTCGCGCGCGGTGAGCATCAGCACCGGCACCGGGCGCTGCGCCTGCACCCGGCGACAGACCTCCAGGCCGTCGAAGCCCGGCAGCATGATGTCGAGGATCAGCAGGTCGGGCTGCCAGGCCTCGGCGGTGTCGACCGCCGACGGGCCGTCGCCGGCCGTTTGCACGAGGAATCCCTCGGCGCGCAGGCGCACGGCGATGGCGTCGACGATCGTCGGGTCGTCCTCGACCACCAGGACCCGCGGTTGAGCGCCCGGGGTCGTCGTCGTGCCGTTGTGCGAGGTGTGTGTCTGCTCCATCGCCCGCCCCTGGGGTTGCTTTCCGGAATCAGTGGGGTGATCCCATGACTGCGTTGACGCTTGAAGGATCCGCGTCAGGCAAGCAGGGTACGGGGAGTTACCGCTGGTCGGCTATCCAGGTCTGACCGCGAGGTGGACGACGTCGGGAACGCCCCGGGCAACCGGAACCTCTTCGGTACGCACCTGTCGGAACCCGGCATTCCGTAGGGTTCTTTCAAATTCCGGAGAGGGCTGTGCCGACCATACCGCCAGTACCCCTCCTGGTCTCAACACCCTTGCGCAGTCGGCCAGTCCGGCCATCGAGTACAGGCCGCCGTTGTCGTCCGTGACCGTCCAGTCGGGCCCGTTGTCGATGTCGAGGCACAGCGCGTCGTACGTGTCCGATGTCTCATGCAAGTAGGTGACGAGATCGGTCTCCAGGACGCGGGTGCGGGGGTCGGCGAGCGCCGTCGCGGACAGCGCGGACAGGGGGCCCCGCAGATGCCAGTCGACGATGGCGTGCTCGCGCTCCACCACGGTGATCCCTCCCCAGCGGGAGTCCGCCGCCGCGTGGGCGAGCGAGAAGCCGACCCCGAGTCCGCCGATCAGCAGGCCCGGCTCCGGCCGCCCGTCCAGGGCGTTCAGCGCGGCGTCGACGAGCAGCCGCTCCGAGCGCCCGTCGGAGGTGTCCATCAGAAAACAGCCGTTGGCGATGATCTGGAGCAGTTCACCGTGGCGCCGCAGCACCACCTCGCCGTGCGGGCCCTCGCGACGGTCCAGGACCTCGGGGGCGTCATAGGTGTCGTACGGATGAGGCATGATCCCTATCTTGGTCGTGAGCGGCGCCGCTGACCAGGGCTTTTCCCGGTCGGCCGGGTCCGCGGCGGTCGCTCGGACCCGGGATGCGGGAGAACATCCGGGCGCCCGCCCCGGGTCGGGGGTCGCGAACGGGCGCTCGTCATCGCCGCTCGGGGAACGGCAGGACCCTCGCCGTGCATCGTCTCCCGGGGGCGTCGGTCGTGGACAGCGACCCGAGGGACACGAAGGGTGGGGTGTGACGGAAGGAGCGCCACACCGTGAAACGTACGGTCCCGGAGACCGGCCCCGGGCGCACGTCCCCCGAGACGGGGCCGACGGTCCTGGAGGGCATGCCGCGCCAGCGCACGGTGCCGCCGCCCGCCGCTCCCTTTGTGCCCCCGCCCGCGCGCAGGGCGGTGCCGCGTCCGTGGCTGCTCCTGCCGACGCCCGGGGGCGCCCCCTTCACCTTCGGGTACGCCGCCGCCCTCGTCATGACCTCGCTGGTCGCCCGATACGCCGACCCGGCGCTGATGGGGACCCTCTACCAGGCGTCCAGCACCGATGTCGCCCATCTGCTCCAGGCCCCGGTACCGGTTCTGATCGCCAGCGCGCTCTGGGTGGCGGGCGGGGTGCTCTCGCCCTACTCGCTGGTCTTCCTGCTGGTGCTGACGGCGCTGGAGCGGCGGACGGGCGGTCCGCGCACCGCCGCCGTCTTTCTGGTCGGCCATGTGTGCGCGACCCTGGCCACCGAGATCCCCGTGGGGCTCGCGGTCCTGGCGGGCCTGCTCCCGGACAGCTCCCTGCACCGCCTCGACTACGGCATCAGCTTCGGGGTCGCGACGAGCCTGGGCGCACTGGCGGGCCTGCTGCGGCCATGGCCGGGCCGGCTGCTGCTGATCGCGTTCGGGGGCGTACTGCTCCAGGACCTGCTCACTCTCACGGACCCCCTGAGCGACTGGGGTCATCTGTTCTCCCTGGCGATCGGGATCGCGCTGTGGCCCCGGGTGCGGCGCTGGGACCGGACGGATCCGCGTCCTTGACGGAGCCGGGTCGGTGTCCTTGACGTAAACGGATCCGCGTCGCTGACGGAAACCGGGGCACGTGATCGCTCACAGCGAACACCCCCCTGGGAACAATCGAATCCCCCCGCGCATTGAGTCCGCATAGCTCAACTTGACTGCCGAAGGGGAGATCATGGCTTCGACGTCCACACCGCTCACCCTGCCCGTGCTGCCGCTCGACGGCGAGGTCGTGCTGCCCGGGATGGTGGTGCCGCTGGACCTGAGCGACTCCGAGGTGCGCGCGGCGGTGGAGGCCGCACAGGCCGCCGCCGGGCCGGAGTCCGCAAAGCCCAGGGTGCTGCTGGTGCCCCGGATCGACGGAACCTATGCGGGCACCGGTGTGCTCGGCACGGTGGAGCAGGTCGGCCGGCTCGCGGACGGCGACCCGGGCGCCCTGATCCGGGGCCGCGGCCGGGTGCGGATCGGCGCCGGGACGACCGGGCCGGGTGCGGCGCTGTGGGTCGAGGGCACCCGGATCGACCGGACGGTGCCCGACCCTCAGCCGGGTCATGTCGCCGACCTGGTCAAGGAGTACAAGGCCCTCGCCACCAGCTGGCTGCGCAAGCGCGGCGCCTGGCAGGTGGTGGACCGCGTCCAGGCGATCGACGACGTCTCCGCGCTCGCCGACAACTCCGGTTACTCCCCCTTCCTGAGCACCGAGCAGAAGCTGGAACTGCTGGAGACCGCCGACCCGGTCGCCCGGCTGAGGCTCGCCACCCAGCAACTGCGCGACCACCTCGCCGAGCAGGACGTCGCCGAGTCCATCGCCAAGGACGTCCAGGAAGGCGTCGACAAGCAGCAGCGGGAGTTCCTGCTGCGCCGGCAGCTGGAGGCCGTCCGCAAGGAACTGCGCGAGCTGAACGACGACACGGAGGGCGAGGAGTCCGACGACTACCGGGCCCGCATCGAGGCCGCCGACCTGCCCGAGAAGGTCCGCGAGGCCGCCCTGAAGGAGGTCGGCAAGCTGGAGCGGTCGAGCGACCAGTCGCCCGAGGGGAGTTGGATCCGGACCTGGCTGGACACCGTGCTCGAACTGCCGTGGAACGAGCGCACCGAGGACGCGTACGACATCCGGGGCGCCAAGGCCGTGCTGGACGCCGAGCACGCGGGCCTGGAGGACGTGAAGGAGCGGATCACCGAGTATCTGGCGGTGCGCAAGCGGCGCTCCGAGCGGGGGCTCGGGGTGGTCGGCGGGCGGCGCGGGGGCGCCGTGCTCGCCCTGGTCGGCCCGCCCGGCGTGGGCAAGACCAGCCTCGGCCAGTCGGTCGCGCACGCCATGGGCCGCACGTTCGTCCGGGTGGCGCTCGGCGGGGTGCGCGACGAGGCGGAGATCCGCGGCCACCGGCGCACCTATGTGGGGGCGTTGCCCGGCCGTATCGTCCGTGCGATCAAGGAGGCCGGTTCGATGAACCCGGTCGTCCTGCTCGACGAGATCGACAAGGTCGGGTCCGACTTCCGCGGCGACCCGGCGGCCGCCCTGCTCGAGGTGCTGGACCCGGCCCAGAACCACACCTTCCGGGACCACTATCTGGAGGTGGAGCTCGATCTGTCCGATGTCGTCTTCCTCGCGACGGCCAATGTCCTGGAAGCCGTTCCGGAGGCCCTGCTGGACCGCATGGAGCTGGTCCGCCTGGACGGCTACACCGAGGACGAGAAGGTCGTGATCGCCCGCGACCATCTGCTGCCGCGCCAGGTGGAGCGGGCCGGGCTGCGCACGGACGAGGTGACCCTCGACGAGAGCGCGCTGCGCAAGCTCGCCGGCGAGTA encodes:
- a CDS encoding multifunctional oxoglutarate decarboxylase/oxoglutarate dehydrogenase thiamine pyrophosphate-binding subunit/dihydrolipoyllysine-residue succinyltransferase subunit, whose amino-acid sequence is MSPHSPSPSSSSTDDQAGKNPTAAFGANEWLVDEIYQQYLQDPNSVDRAWWDFFADYRPGAAASPATAGTAAAGAAETTAPAQTAAAAPAPVVPPAAPVAPQIPDAPAAAAPAQPAAAPAQPATPARPAAPAPVETAAAPAKPKKDVAVLEAPQGPELVTLRGPSAAVAKNMNASLELPTATSVRAVPVKLLFDNRIVINNHLKRARGGKISFTHLIGYAMVQAIKAMPAMNWSFAQKDGKPTLVKPEHVNLGLAIDLVKPNGDRQLVVAAIKKAETLNFFEFWQAYEDIVRRARDGKLTMDDFTGVTVSLTNPGGLGTVHSVPRLMPGQSVIMGVGSMDYPAEFQGTSQDTLNKLGISKVMTLTSTYDHRVIQGAASGEFLRVVAGLLLGENGFYDEIFEALRIPYEPVRWLKDIDASHDDDVTKAARVFELIHSYRVRGHVMADTDPLEYRQRKHPDLDIIEHGLTLWDLERDFAVGGFAGKSLMKLRDILGVLRDSYCRTTGIEYMHIQDPKQRKWIQDRVERPHSKPEREEQLRILRRLNAAEAFETFLQTKYVGQKRFSLEGGESVIPLLDAVIDSAAESRLDEVVVGMAHRGRLNVLANIVGKSYAQIFREFEGNLDPKSMHGSGDVKYHLGADGTFTGLDGEQIKVSLVANPSHLEAVDPVLEGVSRAKQDIINKGGTDFTVLPVAIHGDAAFAGQGVVAETLNMSQLRGYRTGGTVHVVINNQVGFTAAPESSRSSMYATDVARMIEAPIFHVNGDDPEAVVRVARLAFEFRQAFNKDVVIDLICYRRRGHNESDNPAFTQPLMYDLIDKKRSVRKLYTESLIGRGDITLEEAEQALQDYQGQLEKVFTEVREATSQPAAATAEEPQDGFPVAVGTAVSAEVVKRIAASQVNIPDHITVHPRLLPQLQRRAAMVEDGTIDWGMGETLAIGSLLLEGVPVRLSGQDSRRGTFGQRHAVIIDRETGEDYTPLQYLSEDQARYNVYDSLLSEYAAMGFEYGYSLARPDALVMWEAQFGDFVNGAQTVVDEFVSSAEQKWGQTSGVTLLLPHGYEGQGPDHSSARPERFLQLCAQNNMTVAMPTLPSNYFHLLRWQVHNPHHKPLVVFTPKSMLRLKAAASKAEEFTSGQFRPVIGDDSVDPAAVRKVVFTAGKVYYDLDAERRKRGATDTAIIRLERLYPLAGAELQAEIKKYPNAEKYLWAQEEPANQGAWPFIALNLIDHLDLAVGADIPAGERLRRISRPHGSSPAVGSAKRHQAEQEQLMREVFDA
- a CDS encoding HAMP domain-containing sensor histidine kinase; protein product: MSDGPAPRRSPGEPWGGVRPFAIKTKLGALVVISVLITTGLLMIAVRTRTELRFITVFSMIATLLITQFVAQSLTAPLDEMNTVARSISHGDYTRRVRENRRDELGDLAHTINLMADELEAQDRQRKELVANVSHELRTPIAGLQAVLENIVDGISAADPETMRTALKQTERLGRLVETLLDLSRLDNGVVPLKKRRFEVWPYLSGVLKEAQMVSSARAGIASRSGGHTRTDVHLHLDVSPPELSTHADPERIHQVVANLIDNAVKHSPPHGRVTVKARRGPSPQSLELEVLDEGPGIPQSEWHRVFERFNRGAVSAPHGPGSDGGTGLGLAIARWAVDLHGGRIRVAESARGCRIQVTLPGEPSSPS
- a CDS encoding response regulator transcription factor, with protein sequence MEQTHTSHNGTTTTPGAQPRVLVVEDDPTIVDAIAVRLRAEGFLVQTAGDGPSAVDTAEAWQPDLLILDIMLPGFDGLEVCRRVQAQRPVPVLMLTARDDETDMLVGLGVGADDYMTKPFSMRELAARVHVLLRRMERAALAATTPRSGSLRLGELEIDHAQRRVRVRGEDVHLTPTEFDLLVCLASTPRAVLSREQLLAEVWDWADASGTRTVDSHIKALRRKIGAERIRTVHGVGYALETPTP
- a CDS encoding spermidine synthase family protein, whose translation is MPHPYDTYDAPEVLDRREGPHGEVVLRRHGELLQIIANGCFLMDTSDGRSERLLVDAALNALDGRPEPGLLIGGLGVGFSLAHAAADSRWGGITVVEREHAIVDWHLRGPLSALSATALADPRTRVLETDLVTYLHETSDTYDALCLDIDNGPDWTVTDDNGGLYSMAGLADCARVLRPGGVLAVWSAQPSPEFERTLRNAGFRQVRTEEVPVARGVPDVVHLAVRPG
- a CDS encoding rhomboid-like protein → MKRTVPETGPGRTSPETGPTVLEGMPRQRTVPPPAAPFVPPPARRAVPRPWLLLPTPGGAPFTFGYAAALVMTSLVARYADPALMGTLYQASSTDVAHLLQAPVPVLIASALWVAGGVLSPYSLVFLLVLTALERRTGGPRTAAVFLVGHVCATLATEIPVGLAVLAGLLPDSSLHRLDYGISFGVATSLGALAGLLRPWPGRLLLIAFGGVLLQDLLTLTDPLSDWGHLFSLAIGIALWPRVRRWDRTDPRP
- the lon gene encoding endopeptidase La; protein product: MASTSTPLTLPVLPLDGEVVLPGMVVPLDLSDSEVRAAVEAAQAAAGPESAKPRVLLVPRIDGTYAGTGVLGTVEQVGRLADGDPGALIRGRGRVRIGAGTTGPGAALWVEGTRIDRTVPDPQPGHVADLVKEYKALATSWLRKRGAWQVVDRVQAIDDVSALADNSGYSPFLSTEQKLELLETADPVARLRLATQQLRDHLAEQDVAESIAKDVQEGVDKQQREFLLRRQLEAVRKELRELNDDTEGEESDDYRARIEAADLPEKVREAALKEVGKLERSSDQSPEGSWIRTWLDTVLELPWNERTEDAYDIRGAKAVLDAEHAGLEDVKERITEYLAVRKRRSERGLGVVGGRRGGAVLALVGPPGVGKTSLGQSVAHAMGRTFVRVALGGVRDEAEIRGHRRTYVGALPGRIVRAIKEAGSMNPVVLLDEIDKVGSDFRGDPAAALLEVLDPAQNHTFRDHYLEVELDLSDVVFLATANVLEAVPEALLDRMELVRLDGYTEDEKVVIARDHLLPRQVERAGLRTDEVTLDESALRKLAGEYTREAGVRNLERSLARLLRKVAARHELGETELPLTLRDEDLRGLIGRPHHVPESAQDPAERRTAVPGVATGLAVTGAGGDVLYVEASLADPETGAAGLTLTGQLGDVMKESARIALSFLRSHGAELELPVGDLKDRGVHIHFPAGAVPKDGPSAGITMTTALASLLSGRPVRTDVAMTGEVSLTGRVLPIGGVKQKLLAAQRAGVTTVIIPKRNEADLDDVPAEVLEKLDVHTVTDVRQVLELALTPATDGAAPEVPVAAMGAPPRR